The following are from one region of the Fusarium keratoplasticum isolate Fu6.1 chromosome 4, whole genome shotgun sequence genome:
- a CDS encoding Polyadenylation factor subunit 2 translates to MAYEPRGDHGDRGGAQGQDGGFVKVRGRRPVTDYGATITHWQHDRVPNYRGGYAGEAERPSASYIVDMLPPAARVTRAGDSIPIKHLHSSLNKIKHPINVVRWTPEGRRLLTASTSGEFTLWNGTGFNFETIMQAHDSAIRALEYSHSDDWLISADHDGVIKYWQPNFNNVQSINAHTDPIRDLAYSPNDSKFVTASDDSTLKIFDFAMGQMESKLEGHGWDAKSVDWHPTKGLLVSGSKDHLVKLWDPRTSRCLTTLHGHKSTITKVLFEKIRGACLATSARDQTARVFDLRMMRDICLLKGHEKDISTLTWHPIHPNFLSTGGMDGSLFHYLLDSPNPPPGQPFTVAPYDSPDPTSVPAQSVWPMHKVPFAHDYAIWSLDWHPLGHILASGSNDRITRFWSRARPGDTEVFQDRYHIGEAAAEAQGTWDRRGNRRQRQEEEQQEMEDEMDALVDQDAPKPAVPGLPGIPGLPLGGGVPGLGSAVPPPPIPGVGAGSGAPPPPLPFPLPGLNGAPPPPLPGLDPNNPPDPAQLIELMKKAGVPLPPPGALPPGLIPPPGSMPPPPGNFPLPVPPPPLPGLDADLKGDNRRRAPLPSQEESLRQEQRQGKYTRAR, encoded by the exons ATGGCCTACGAGCCTCGTGGTGATCATGGTGACCGGGGTGGTGCTCAAGGACAGGACGGAGGTTTTGTCAAAGTTCGGGGTCGAC GACCGGTGACCGACTACGGCGCAACCATCACTCATTGGCAACATGATCGTGTCCCGAACTACAGAGGAGGTTATGCCGGCGAGGCCGAGCGACCCAGTGCCAGCTATATCGTTGAT ATGCTCCCCCCTGCAGCTCGAGTCACCAGAGCTGGTGATAGCATTCCAATCAAGCATCTCCACTCATCGCtgaacaagatcaagcaccCTATCAACGTGGTTCGCTGGACACCAGAAGGTCGCAGACTGTTGACGGCCTCTACTAGTGGCGAGTTCACCCTGTGGAACGGAACGGGCTTCAACTTTGAGACCATCATGCAGGCTCATGACTCGGCTATCCGTGCTCTTGAATACTCGCACAGCGATGACTGGCTCATCTCGGCCGACCATGACGGAGTCATCAAGTACTGGCAGCCAAACTTCAACAACGTTCAGAGCATCAACGCTCACACTGACCCCATTCGAGACCTTGCCTACAGCCCCAACGACTCCAAGTTTGTCACTGCCAGTGACGACTCTACCCTCAAGATCTTCGACTTTGCCATGGGCCAGATGGAATCCAAGCTCGAGGGTCACGGCTGGGATGCGAAGAGTGTCGATTGGCATCCTACCAAGGGCTTGCTTGTTTCCGGATCCAAGGATCATTTGGTCAAGCTGTGGGATCCTCGCACCAGCCGCTGCCTCACGACTCTCCATGGCCACAAGAGCACTATCACCAAGGTCCTTTTCGAGAAGATTCGCGGCGCTTGCCTGGCAACGTCTGCCCGAGACCAGACTGCCCGAGTTTTCGATCTCCGCATGATGCGCGACATCTGCCTCCTGAAGGGCCATGAGAAGGACATCTCCACTCTCACCTGGCATCCAATCCACCCCAACTTCCTCAGCACTGGTGGTATGGATGGTTCGCTCTTCCACTACCTCCTGGACTCGCCCAACCCACCCCCTGGCCAGCCTTTCACCGTTGCGCCTTACGACAGCCCAGACCCAACTTCAGTCCCTGCTCAGTCTGTTTGGCCCATGCACAAGGTCCCTTTCGCTCACGACTACGCCATCTGGTCTCTGGACTGGCATCCTCTCGGCCACATTCTTGCATCAGGCTCTAACGACCGTATTACGCGATTCTGGAGCCGTGCCCGACCAGGCGATACCGAAGTCTTTCAGGATCGCTACCACATCGGCGAGGCGGCTGCCGAGGCTCAGGGAACCTGGGACCGCCGCGGCAACCGACGTCAGCGacaggaggaggaacagcaggagatggaagacgagatggatgctTTGGTCGACCAAGATGCTCCCAAGCCTGCAGTCCCTGGCCTTCCCGGCATTCCTGGACTTCCTCTTGGTGGAGGAGTGCCTGGTCTTGGATCAGCTGTCCCACCACCCCCTATTCCTGGTGTTGGCGCTGGCTCGGGcgctccccctcctcctctgcccttCCCGTTGCCAGGCCTCAACGgagctcctccacctcctctgCCTGGCCTTGATCCCAACAACCCTCCTGATCCCGCTCAGCTCATCGAGCTCATGAAGAAGGCCGGCGTCCCTCTGCCTCCCCCTGGAGCGCTGCCACCCGGTCTCATTCCACCTCCTGGCAGCATGCCTCCTCCCCCTGGCAACTTTCCTCTCCCAGTGCCCCCTCCACCTCTGCCTGGCCTGGATGCCGACCTCAAGGGTGACAACCGACGACGGGCTCCATTGCCAAGCCAAGAGGAAAGCCTGCGTCAGGAGCAGCGTCAAGGCAAGTACACACGGGCGAGGTAA
- a CDS encoding Endonuclease, which yields MSKTTLATIACLGAGGGAAVTAAVYALRGGKQEPKIAATPAPTTSVNSMAALPAPTVSSGAVPASQIFGPPAVVPPNAPLGPNALVNPAGLFEYGFPGPVADVGNRSALISSYDRRLRNPHWVVEHITPASLAHREGDRKNSAFLEDDSVPQKFRALLKDYFRSGYDRGHQVPAADCKWSQKAMDETFYLTNMCPQVGEGFNRDYWAHFEDFCRRLTVKYPSVRIVTGPLYLPKKEADGKWYVKYEMIGSPPSVAVPTHFYKVIFAEDGRVGGNVALGAFVLPNAPIANSKPITDFEVPLEAVERASGLEFATKLPPQRRRRLCTDTTCALVIRDFADKQKAFPKK from the coding sequence ATGTCCAAGACGACGCTCGCTACCATCGCCTGCCTTGGTGCGGGAGGCGGCGCCGCCGTCACGGCCGCCGTTTACGCCCTCCGAGGCGGCAAGCAAGAGCCCAAGATTGCCGCCACCCCGGCCCCGACAACCTCCGTCAACTCAATGGCCGCTCTCCCCGCTCCCACCGTCTCCTCCGGTGCTGTTCCTGCCTCTCAGATCTTTGGACCTCCCGCCGTCGTCCCGCCTAACGCTCCCCTCGGCCCCAATGCCCTCGTCAATCCCGCCGGCCTCTTCGAGTATGGCTTCCCTGGCCCCGTCGCCGACGTAGGCAACCGCTCCGCCCTCATCTCTTCCTACGACCGCCGGCTACGAAACCCCCACTGGGTCGTCGAGCACATCACCCCCGCATCCCTCGCCCATCGTGAGGGCGACCGAAAGAACAGTGCTTTCCTCGAGGATGATTCTGTGCCGCAAAAGTTCCGTGCCTTGCTCAAGGACTACTTCCGCAGTGGCTACGACCGCGGCCACCAGGTCCCCGCCGCCGACTGCAAGTGGTCGCAAAAGGCCATGGACGAGACCTTTTACCTTACAAATATGTGCCCCCAGGTTGGCGAGGGCTTTAACCGTGACTACTGGGCTCACTTTGAGGACTTTTGCCGTCGCCTGACCGTCAAGTATCCCTCTGTCCGAATCGTCACTGGTCCTCTCTATCtgcccaagaaggaggccgatgGCAAGTGGTACGTCAAGTACGAGATGATCGGAAGCCCTCCCTCGGTCGCCGTGCCCACCCACTTCTACAAGGTCATCTTTGCTGAGGACGGCCGTGTTGGTGGAAACGTTGCCCTGGGCGCTTTTGTCCTTCCCAACGCCCCTATCGCCAACTCTAAACCCATCACCGACTTTGAGGTTCCCCTTGAGGCTGTCGAGCGTGCCAGTGGTCTCGAGTTTGCTACAAAGCTGCCTCCTCAGCGGAGACGCCGCCTGTGTACTGACACCACCTGTGCCCTGGTGATCCGCGACTTTGCCGACAAGCAAAAGGCATTCCCCAAGAAATAG